The genomic region GGTGTTTTGATTTCGGGCAAAAATTCAGTTGTCAAAGACGGACCTTATTTGGAATCGAAAGAAATAATTGGAGGTTATTATCTTTTACAAGCCCAAAACTTGGAAACAATCGTAGAACTTACCAAAGAATGTCCTTGTCATTTTTGGGGTGGAACAACCGAAATTAGACAAATTATGGATATGGCAGATTATGAGCAATCCAACTGCTGAAACTAATTACCGAGCGATATACGGTAAGCTTTTTTCGACTCTGACTCGCCAATTTGGGATACGATATTTTTCAGAAATCGAAGATGCTATCCAAAACAGTTTTTTAAAATCGGTAAAGAATTGGAAGCCCAATAATACACCGAAAAAGAAAGAGGATTGGCTCTACATAACGGCAAAGAACGATTTGTTGAACCAGTTAAAACGTAACAATAAAACAACTGATTTAGAAGTTTATCAAACAACAAGTTATTCCGAGCCGAAAACAAATGATTTGCGTTTAGAAACAATATTTCTTGTCGCTTCATCAAAAAATATTTCTCAACAAGCTAAAATAGTTTTTGTATTAAAAAACATCTTTGGACTAAACGTTCGGGAGATTTCTGAAAACACGTTACTTGGCAACGAAGCCATTTACAAAATGGTCAAAAGGGCTAAAAATTCGCTCCAAAACGAATACAAATACCGACAGATTTCGGACATCATTAAAACCATCGGAAAAGAAGAAATTTCTACAGTCGAAGAGATTTTATATGCTGTTTTCAATTCGGGTTTCGATTCGTTCAACGAAAAACAAAAATCAATCGTAAACGAAGGTTTATGTTTGGAATCGTTCGCCCTTGCCAAAATCTTGCTTAACGAATACAACCGTCAATCAACGAGCAATTTATTGTCGCTTTTTTGTTTTCACATTGCCAGAATAGAAGCTAAAATAATTAACGGAAACTTGATTTCCTTTTTCAATCAAGACCGAGAAAAATGGAACAGTGAAATGATAAATATCGGATTTCATTATTTGAAAAAGCCCGACAAAGTCGGCAAATTCTATATTGAAACTTTGATTGTGAGCAAGTATATGACAACACTTTCGTTCACCATCGACTTTTGGAACGACATCATTAAACTTTACAAAATCCTGTTGCAAATTTCGCCTTCGCCAATCATCGAAATCAATTATTGTTTCTGTCTATACAAAGCTGAAAGAAAGGAAAAAGCCGTAAAATTATTGGAAAAGTTGGAACGTGAACTGACATCCGAACACGTTTACCTATCGCTCGTAAAGGCATCTTTTTTAAGTAAAGAAAACCCGAAAGAATCAGAAAAGATAACTGCAAATATTATCTCAAAAATGAATCAGGACATACGTAAAAAGTATGTTTTGGAAACCAAATTTATAAACTTATAATTCGATGAAAACACTTATAAAATCAGTACTATTAATAATAACAATAGTTACAATTGTGTCGTGCAATTCCACAACAAAGAAAACAGACAACAATTCGGAAAAACAGGTCGAAAACTTTGATTGGTTACTCGGAAATTGGGAAAGGCTACACGAAGAGCCAGGAAAGGAAACCTTTGAAAATTGGAAGAAAATAAATCAAAACGAATACTCAGGAATCGGATTTACAGTGCAAGGTTCCGACACAATTAAGCAAGAAAAAATCCGTATCGCAAAACAAAGCGGAAAATGGATTTTGACCGTAAAAGTTCCCGAAGAAACAGAATCAATTACATTTCCGATTACCGAATTGAAATACAATGAATTTACTTGTACAAACGATTCGCTTGACTTTCCTAAACAAATCAGATATTGGAAAAATGGGGAGAAAATAAATGCTTTAGTTTCGGGAGATTCTTAAAAAATAGACTTCGAATTTGAACGACTGAAATAAAACCAGCTGCCAAAGATGGTAACTGTTGCACAAGCCTATATTTCTAAAGAAAGAAAGTTATCCTGATTTTTTGTAACAGGTAAGTATTTAATTTTAAGTTGTTTAAAATTATTTAAAACTACTTTTATTTCGAAGTTTGATTCAAAAGAACTTGTGTAACAGGCACACCGTGTATAATTCATTGCTA from Zunongwangia profunda SM-A87 harbors:
- a CDS encoding DUF6265 family protein — encoded protein: MKTLIKSVLLIITIVTIVSCNSTTKKTDNNSEKQVENFDWLLGNWERLHEEPGKETFENWKKINQNEYSGIGFTVQGSDTIKQEKIRIAKQSGKWILTVKVPEETESITFPITELKYNEFTCTNDSLDFPKQIRYWKNGEKINALVSGDS
- a CDS encoding YciI family protein, giving the protein MKQFLLLLHEDIEKMENLSPKEMEELANAHMTWAEKLAESGHLISGDGLQQKGVLISGKNSVVKDGPYLESKEIIGGYYLLQAQNLETIVELTKECPCHFWGGTTEIRQIMDMADYEQSNC
- a CDS encoding DUF6596 domain-containing protein; the encoded protein is MSNPTAETNYRAIYGKLFSTLTRQFGIRYFSEIEDAIQNSFLKSVKNWKPNNTPKKKEDWLYITAKNDLLNQLKRNNKTTDLEVYQTTSYSEPKTNDLRLETIFLVASSKNISQQAKIVFVLKNIFGLNVREISENTLLGNEAIYKMVKRAKNSLQNEYKYRQISDIIKTIGKEEISTVEEILYAVFNSGFDSFNEKQKSIVNEGLCLESFALAKILLNEYNRQSTSNLLSLFCFHIARIEAKIINGNLISFFNQDREKWNSEMINIGFHYLKKPDKVGKFYIETLIVSKYMTTLSFTIDFWNDIIKLYKILLQISPSPIIEINYCFCLYKAERKEKAVKLLEKLERELTSEHVYLSLVKASFLSKENPKESEKITANIISKMNQDIRKKYVLETKFINL